A single Aspergillus chevalieri M1 DNA, chromosome 3, nearly complete sequence DNA region contains:
- a CDS encoding transcription factor IIF subunit TFG2 (BUSCO:EOG09262NIR;~COG:K;~EggNog:ENOG410PHE0;~InterPro:IPR040504,IPR036388,IPR036390,IPR011039, IPR040450,IPR003196;~PFAM:PF02270,PF17683;~go_component: GO:0005674 - transcription factor TFIIF complex [Evidence IEA];~go_process: GO:0006366 - transcription by RNA polymerase II [Evidence IEA];~go_process: GO:0006367 - transcription initiation from RNA polymerase II promoter [Evidence IEA]): MAQVKQEDTSTPYIKPDPDTKEGIGSFDDEDDLYEDAGDLDFTNAAQNVWLSRIPRSLWEHWSKLDDDEEIQVGTIRIEGEPNDIKRVSLRINEREDNRDIPKDYTLQRQTMLAGATHSTQNTYVFTEKDIPGVENRLATFGEARSALYEAMKREARKKDHKKKWEPYVRKTVPKQTALVGSVGEEFNTLPVENEEFRMISERKALEALKPKRETVFIDKVPGKLLQPRNALPGDRSAFVQATKPAKGKAQENKTTRMPQNELLDLVYQCFREYKYWPFKALKARLRQPEAYLKQTLEMVAHLVKSGDFAMTWELKPEAKESSYANAFGYGDAKEEAAPGTDLNMDDVSDEDPDEEMQFENVA, from the exons ATGGCCCAAGTCAAGCAGGAGGACACCTCGACGCCGTATATCAAGCCCGACCCAGACACCAAGGAGGGGATCGGCTCgtttgatgatgaagatgatctATACGAAGATGCGGGAGATTTGGATTTCACAAACGCTGCGCAGAATGTGTGGCTTTCGCGGATTCCGCGGTCGCTATGGGAGCATTGGTCCAagttggatgatgatgaagagatTCAGGTTGGGACGATTAGGATAGAGGGGGAACCGAATGATATTAAACGG GTCAGTTTGCGCATTAATGAACGGGAGGACAACCGGGATATTCCCAAAGATTACACTCTGCAACGTCAAACAATGCTCGCCGGAGCTACGCATTCGACGCAAAATACATACGTCTTCACCGAGAAGGACATCCCTGGGGTGGAGAATCGGTTAGCCACGTTTGGAGAGGCTCGGTCGGCTTTGTACGAAGCCATGAAACGAGAGGCTCGGAAAAAAGATCACAAAAAGAAATGGGAGCCTTACGTTCGGAAGACAGTACCAA AACAAACGGCTCTTGTTGGAAGCGTCGGTGAGGAGTTCAATACTCTTCCTGTCGAGAACGAGGAGTTCCGGATGATCTCAGAGAGGAAGGCTTTGGAGGCGCTCAAGCCCAAGCGCGAAACCGTGTTCATCGACAAAGTACCAGGCAAGCTGCTCCAACCCCGGAATGCGCTGCCTGGAGACAGGAGTGCCTTTGTG CAAGCAACGAAACCCGCCAAGGGCAAAGCGCAAGAAAACAAAACCACCCGTATGCCGCAAAATGAACTGCTGGATCTTGTCTACCAATGCTTCCGCGAATACAAGTATTGGCCATTCAAGGCGCTTAAGGCACGACTCCGGCAACCAGAGGCATATCTCAAGCAGACTCTGGAGATGGTGGCGCACCTGGTCAAGTCTGGTGACTTCGCAATGACATGGGAATTGAAACCCGAGGCCAAAGAAAGCAGTTATGCCAATGCTTTTGGCTACGGTGATGCCAAGGAGGAGGCCGCGCCGGGGACCGATTTGAATATGGACGATGTTTCTGATGAGGATCCAGACGAAGAGATGCAGTTTGAGAATGTGGCCTAG
- a CDS encoding uncharacterized protein (COG:S;~EggNog:ENOG410PXWQ;~TransMembrane:7 (o12-32i44-69o89-111i123-146o173-193i205-227o239-259i)): MPSLNYRGAEMVAIVTVLVGVSFIAVLLRIFARFKRQVRFGVDDYLCFISMVLLFAMLIELGLWCTIGGDGKHQADLDMTTMLNFGKIFLANQFTYFLLCPAIKTSIVCFYRRVFTTQKFQHLTFALNTLIVTWAAGIVIACGLQCRPIESFWDPRVEGKCFDQNKFLVVNQIFNVVIDFVILALPVPMIWNLQRAWQDKLALNGVFALGIFVCFASIYRIVVLFWINPADTTYTVYEATLWTHIEPSIGLICSCLPIIRGLFPKLRFPGGSSRQKYGYGTAPYYLSTSASHFATSTGPRSPGIDYYIKMEEGILSRPETRKEGEAIAYPTDSKLDLSSAGGIAVRTEIDVTQDAASAKSIR, translated from the exons ATGCCTTCCCTCAACTACAGAGGGGCCGAGATGGTCGCCATCGTCACGGTCCTGGTCGGCGTCTCATTCATCGCAGTCCTCCTGCGAATATTCGCCCGGTTCAAGCGTCAGGTCCGGTTCGGAGTTGACGATTATCTGTGTTTCATTTCAATGGTCCTCCTATTCGCCATGTTGATCGAGTTGGGTTTAT GGTGCACCATCGGCGGCGACGGCAAACACCAAGCCGACCTCGACATGACAACCATGCTCAACTTCGGCAAGATCTTCCTTGCAAACCAATTCACCTACTTCCTCCTCTGCCCCGCCATCAAAACCTCGATCGTCTGCTTCTACCGCCGCGTCTTCACAACCCAAAAATTCCAACACCTGACCTTTGCACTCAACACCCTCATCGTCACCTGGGCCGCGGGTATCGTCATCGCCTGCGGCCTGCAGTGCCGCCCTATCGAGTCCTTCTGGGACCCCCGCGTTGAGGGTAAATGTTTCGACCAGAACAAGTTCCTCGTCGTCAACCAGATCTTCAACGTCGTTATCGATTTCGTGATTCTTGCGCTCCCCGTGCCTATGATTTGGAATTTGCAGCGCGCGTGGCAGGATAAGCTCGCGCTGAACGGTGTCTTTGCGTTGGGTatctttgtttgctttgcGAGTATCTACCGTATCGTCGTGCTGTTTTGGATCAATCCCGCCGATACCACGTACACCGTGTACGAAGCGACATTGTGGACGCATATCGAGCCGTCCATTGGTCTGATCTGTTCCTGTTTGCCGATTATTCGTGGCCTGTTCCCAAAACTTAGGTTCCCTGGCGGTTCGTCGAGGCAGAAGTATGGATATGGAACGGCGCCGTACTACCTTTCCACCAGTGCGTCGCACTTTGCGACGTCCACGGGTCCCAGATCGCCTGGTATCGATTACTATATCAAGATGGAGGAGGGTATTCTTTCGCGGCCTGAGACACGGAAGGAGGGTGAGGCTATTGCTTACCCTACTGATTCGAAACTCGATCTTTCTAGCGCTGGTGGCATCGCTGTTCGAACGGAAATCGATGTTACCCAAGATGCGGCTTCGGCCAAGTCTATTCGATAG
- a CDS encoding putative bZIP transcription factor (COG:S;~EggNog:ENOG410PKHS;~InterPro:IPR004827;~PFAM:PF00170,PF03131,PF07716;~go_function: GO:0003700 - DNA-binding transcription factor activity [Evidence IEA];~go_process: GO:0006355 - regulation of transcription, DNA-templated [Evidence IEA]) → MARYSQPSSFDFYQQSPTALEAKPSLPEEDEMSVLDDKILDSTTSPELSSSISDHRRPSSYDQDAFSHRDSIWSDYSSSSHSRHNSQVGHTMFDSAPSNPFMRLDAPHPAAAAAASSSSYGHHAPWSLSRESGSCTPTALYDHFPGELDSNSSAPFTGGAVGPVSAINFPSMSSYRSMAFAAPGAVAMSPQSSQGWMPASTDMPDAAARAHKSPSYRHTSPLSVRRDGIRKKNARFEIPAERTLSNIDHLISQSTNEEEIKELKQQKRLLRNRQAALDSRQRKKLHTEKLEEEKKQFTHVINDLEDALQSMKIREAELLREKSEWIGTQQQITQYIESMHMEKDELIRAHTLETAELRKKNNILKETVEKLERQPKSSAPMSHEFSDFENLTMDNGGWEDFSMANGLPMEQSAGLVVSMNNNSSNEKTAEKATNDLPFSWNAFYMCLLFGAFIASNGASLSQHSVPQLSEEYRAESANVLRAVLNSSPAELAQQPASSAGAALPTTISGAEMAQLTAGATSNLDELHNSLTMPTKEQQQEQAFALNADQYNSLTTFDDSHVEYKSQQPSNLQQALSNMRNNAAPKASARPDVYSRSLMWDRVPPKVIRDFQRMVQDYGAAPKDEGKKRRASMIARD, encoded by the exons ATGGCCCGGTATTCTCAGCCATCTTCTTTTGACTTCTATCAACAATCGCCTACTGCCCTCGAGGCAAAACCTTCCCTTCCCGAAGAGGACGAGATGAGTGTGTTGGATGATAAGATCCTCGATTCCACGACTTCTCCAGAACTGTCTTCTTCTATTTCCGACCACCGTCGCCCTTCGTCATATGACCAGGACGCCTTCTCGCATCGGGATTCTATCTGGTCCGActattcctcttcttcccacTCCCGTCACAACTCGCAGGTCGGGCATACCATGTTTGATTCCGCCCCCTCCAACCCTTTCATGCGTCTGGACGCACCTCAtcccgctgctgctgcggctgcttcgtcttcctcttATGGGCATCACGCTCCCTGGTCCCTGTCCAGAGAATCGGGTTCTTGCACACCAACCGCCCTCTATGACCACTTCCCTGGTGAGCTCGACAGCAACTCTTCTGCTCCCTTCACTGGTGGTGCTGTCGGCCCCGTGAGTGCCATCAACTTCCCCTCCATGTCCTCCTACCGCAGCATGGCCTTTGCCGCCCCGGGTGCCGTTGCCATGTCGCCCCAGTCCAGCCAGGGTTGGATGCCCGCTTCGACTGACATGCCCGATGCTGCTGCCCGTGCACACAAGAGTCCTAGCTACCGTCACACCTCTCCGCTGAGTGTCCGTCGGGATGGTATCCGGAAGAAGAATGCTCGATTCGAGATCCCGGCTGAGCGTACGTTGAGTAACATCGACCACCTCATCAGCCAGTCGACAAACGAGGAGGAGATCAAAGAGTTGAAGCAACAGAAGCGTTTGCTGCGCAACCGTCAGGCTGC TCTTGACTCGCGTCAACGGAAGAAGCTGCACACCGAAAagctcgaagaagaaaagaagcagtTCACTCACGTCATCAACGACCTCGAGGACGCCCTGCAGAGCATGAAGATCCGTGAGGCCGAACTGCTCCGCGAAAAGAGTGAATGGATCGGCACCCAACAGCAGATCACCCAGTACATCGAAAGCATGCACATGGAGAAGGACGAGCTGATCCGTGCCCACACCCTCGAGACCGCCGAGCtgcgcaagaagaacaacatCCTCAAGGAGACCGTGGAGAAGCTGGAGCGTCAGCCTAAGTCCTCCGCGCCGATGTCCCACGAATTCTCCGACTTTGAGAACCTGACCATGGACAACGGTGGCTGGGAGGACTTTAGCATGGCCAATGGTCTTCCTATGGAGCAGTCTGCGGGCTTGGTTGTGTCGatgaacaacaacagcagcaacgagAAGACCGCTGAGAAAGCCACCAACGACCTTCCTTTCAGCTGGAATGCTTTCTACATGTGCCTTCTTTTCGGTGCTTTCATCGCTTCCAACGGTGCTTCGCTCTCCCAGCACTCCGTCCCTCAATTGTCGGAGGAATACCGTGCCGAGTCGGCCAATGTTCTGAGGGCTGTTTTGAACTCGTCCCCGGCCGAGCTCGCCCAGCAGCCCGCTTCGTCTGCGGGCGCTGCGCTCCCTACGACCATCAGCGGTGCTGAGATGGCCCAGCTGACCGCGGGAGCCACGAGCAACCTGGATGAGCTTCACAACTCTCTGACCATGCCGACtaaggagcagcagcaggagcaggctTTCGCCCTCAACGCTGACCAGTACAACTCCCTCACCACGTTCGATGACTCTCATGTGGAGTACAAATCTCAGCAGCCTTCCAACCTTCAGCAGGCCTTGAGCAACATGCGGAACAATGCCGCGCCCAAGGCGTCTGCGCGACCCGACGTCTACTCTCGATCTCTCATGTGGGATCGGGTTCCTCCCAAGGTGATCCGCGACTTCCAGCGGATGGTGCAAGACTATGGTGCGGCCCCCAAAGATGAAGGCAAAAAGCGCCGGGCTTCGATGATCGCGCGTGATTGA
- a CDS encoding CCCH zinc finger protein (COG:S;~EggNog:ENOG410PKGH;~InterPro:IPR000571,IPR036855;~go_function: GO:0046872 - metal ion binding [Evidence IEA]) produces the protein MTEDQDLLSKISQLAGQINRHKNQSTQGQNDFAPAPYATRHDTSRWAPYRGRHYAPRGRPAPHRHRTLVLNNTAGPGQSSGLSPASTPGAPATENNEAPASTSNGWVAKRDRHMQLINSAVYDKEAQARAKAMEDTRKAKAQKKTQVEQAKVLSYAQGVGRQFPPPTVAAAPAAAAHPAGYQLFFNDIPFRIARGGSKLIRMSNDPNTANNTPKRVSVAGVTFVRSKNGNLHRLGAVTSKRNPTVKKKNELCKRFTTTGTCYKGPSCFYIHDPNKVAICKEFLHGKCSAGIDCDLSHQPSPHRSPTCLHFLRGRCANPECPYAHVRVTPGAPVCRNFATLGYCEKGADCEERHVNECPDYANTGVCNRKHCRLPHVDRAGQMKNAAIRAEGPQDEESDASSEEEEYDEIDSDDVDSDDEDPEFIEGVDTGELSQQQDFVHF, from the exons ATGACTGAAGACCAAGATCTACTGTCCAAAATCAGCCAGCTTGCTG GCCAGATTAATCGGCACAAGAACCAATCTACGCAAGGTCAGAATGACTTCGCCCCAGCTCCCTACGCGACGCGCCATGACACTTCTCGCTGGGCACCGTATCGAGGACGTCACTACGCGCCGCGGGGACGACCTGCACCTCATCGTCACCGGACCTTAGTCCTGAATAACACGGCGGGGCCAGGACAATCCTCTGGCTTGAGTCCCGCATCTACACCTGGTGCTCCCGCGACAGAGAACAACGAGGCACCGGCATCGACGTCCAACGGATGGGTTGCGAAACGCGATCGCCATATGCAACTGATCAACTCGGCCGTCTACGACAAGGAAGCGCAGGCGAGGGCGAAAGCGATGGAGGATACTCGCAAGGCGAAGGCGCAGAAAAAGACTCAAGTCGAACAGGCCAAGGTGCTCAGCTACGCTCAGGGTGTTGGAAGACAGTTTCCGCCCCCgactgttgctgctgcgccggctgctgctgctcatcCGGCCGGGTATCAgcttttcttcaatgatatTCCGTTTAGGATAGCGAGAGGTGGAAGCAAGTTGATCCGCATGTCCA ATGATCCGAATACCGCCAACAACACGCCGAAGAGAGTCTCCGTTGCGGGTGTCACGTTTGTCCGGAGCAAGAATGGAAATCTCCACCGACTTGGTGCGGTGACTTCGAAAAG GAACCCGACcgtcaagaagaagaatgaaCTTTGCAAGAGATTTACTACGACGG GTACCTGCTACAAAGGGCCGTCGTGTTTCTATATCCACGATCCAAACAAAGTCGCTATTTGCAAAGAATTCCTGCATGGAAAATGCAGCGCAGGTATTGATTGCGACCTTTCCCATCAACCATCGCCCCACAGATCCCCTACTTGTTTGCACTTCCTTCGGGGTCGCTGCGCGAACCCGGAATGCCCGTATGCTCACGTTCGGGTGACCCCTGGCGCACCTGTCTGCAGGAATTTCGCAACTCTGGGCTACTGCGAGAAGGGTGCGGACTGCGAAGAACGCCACGTGAACGAGTGTCCCGATTACGCCAACACCGGGGTTTGCAACAGGAAACATTGCCGTCTGCCTCATGTGGATCGGGCGGGTCAGATGAAGAATGCAGCCATCAGAGCGGAAGGACCGCAGGACGAAGAGTCTGATGCCTCCagtgaggaagaagaatacGACGAGATCGACTCGGATGACGTCGACTCTGACGATGAAGATCCGGAATTCATCGAGGGCGTCGACACTGGCGAGCTCTCGCAGCAACAGGATTTTGTCCATTTTTAG
- a CDS encoding uncharacterized protein (COG:S;~EggNog:ENOG410PHQU;~InterPro:IPR011990,IPR006597;~PFAM:PF08238;~go_function: GO:0005515 - protein binding [Evidence IEA]) — MPLREILQKKDDIHYTTNGQYATGMSAPMIPPGPAVPEIRFVASDTTTSDEIVTSPVVFDEDDYDRRLDPSRPSSASSSSPRKSMNFLRRLSRSPSNEFSTEGATLASPTSPTGRPRRLSQLLHLDRSGSRSPSPVSAHIPADLPQIDDGMGDAQDREAQWEKRATVLVQNPRFGGGLSPSSSFYGDQSGSSLGSGSGTRSRSSSRGAVDSSGDVDIQEAIRLHEAGELEASTKMFGQLADPNGANHALSQVLYGLALRHGWGCTQDPSRAITYLSAAASNSASIESEALQAGYKKGGAAKGELVLAIFELANCFRNGWGVAKDPVAARQYFETAANLGDTDAMNESAWCYLEGFGGKKDKFAAAKYYRLAESKGNKLVGNSWYVHLSPPLPLLSPSPTHNHPSHFSLPSHAHDSQTNLQHLPFATPSSWSVILDKPINWLSTHHPQICLCIPVTISQFLRQPQPKPEPHLIILVDLRPYCVTSFQADMLYLNYDTGSGKINMIPNSSTGYVSYMCQCRSIIIYGSMDLSDDAVAQQCLVLCLLCHIMHLHLNLALILV, encoded by the exons ATGCCTCTACGAGAGATCCTtcagaagaaggatgatatCCATTACACTACAAACGGCCAGTATGCGACTGGCATGTCCGCCCCTATGATCCCTCCCGGCCCCGCTGTGCCCGAGATCAGATTCGTCGCATCCgacaccaccacctccgacGAAATCGTCACTAGCCCCGTCGTCTTCGACGAAGATGACTACGACAGAAGACTCGATCCCTCGCGCCCTTCCTCagcttcctcgtcctcaccCCGAAAATCTATGAACTTCCTCCGCCGATTGTCACGATCTCCATCCAATGAATTCTCGACAGAGGGCGCGACGTTAGCGTCTCCGACGTCCCCGACTGGTCGTCCGCGACGGTTATCGCAATTATTGCATCTTGACCGGAGCGGTTCAAGGAGCCCGAGTCCCGTCTCGGCTCATATACCTGCTGATTTGCCGCAAATTGATGATGGGATGGGGGATGCGCAGGATCGGGAGGCACAATGGGAGAAGAGGGCTACGGTGCTGGTTCAGAATCCGAGGTTTGGGGGTGGGTTGTCGCCAAGTTCGTCATTTTATGGTGATCAGTCGGGGTCGTCGCTCGGGTCGGGGTCTGGGACGAGGTCGAGGAGTTCGAGTCGGGGGGCGGTTGATTCGAGTGGAGAT GTTGATATCCAAGAGGCAATTCGTCTTCATGAAGCTGGAG AACTAGAAGCCTCTACTAAAATGTTCGGCCAACTAGCAGACCCAAACGGCGCCAACCACGCCCTAAGTCAAGTCCTTTACGGCCTCGCCTTACG ACACGGTTGGGGCTGCACCCAAGATCCCTCGCGCGCAATCACCTATCTCTCCGCCGCAGCCTCCAACTCCGCAAGCATAGAATCCGAAGCCCTGCAAGCTGGTTACAAAAAAGGCGGCGCAGCGAAAGGCGAGCTCGTACTTGCCATCTTCGAACTGGCGAATTGCTTCCGTAATGGTTGGGGCGTGGCTAAGGATCCTGTCGCGGCGAGACAATACTTCGAAACGGCGGCGAATCTGGGGGATACGGATGCTATGAATGAATCTGCTTGGTGTTATTTGGAGGGTTTTGGGGGGAAGAAGGATAAG TTCGCAGCAGCCAAATACTACCGCCTCGCTGAATCGAAAGGAAACAAGCTAGTCGGGAATTCCTGGTACGTTCATCTCTcccctccccttcctcttctctctcctagCCCAACCCATAATCACCCCTCCCATTTCTCCCTCCCTAGCCATGCCCATGACTCTCAAACCAATCTTCAGCACCTACCATTCGCTACACCCTCATCTTGGAGTGTGATCTTAGACAAACCCATCAATTGGCTCTCAACGCACCATCCACAAATCTGCTTATGCATCCCCGTCACAATTTCACAATTCCTCCGCCAGCCACAACCTAAACCCGAACCCCACCTCATTATCCTTGTCGATCTTCGACCGTATTGTGTGACCTCCTTCCAGGCTGACATGTTATATTTGAATTATGACACAGGATCTGGAAAGATAAATATGATCCCAAATAGTAGCACGGGCTATGTATCATACATGTGCCAGTGCCGGTCCATAATAATCTATGGATCTATGGATCTGTCCGATGACGCCGTGGCGCAGCAGTGTCTTGTGTTATGTTTGCTATGCCATATCATGCATTTGCATTTAAATCTAGCATTAATATTAGTTTAG
- a CDS encoding PCI domain-containing protein (COG:O,T;~EggNog:ENOG410PI81;~InterPro:IPR037754,IPR036388,IPR019585,IPR040134, IPR036390,IPR000717;~PFAM:PF10602,PF01399;~go_component: GO:0008180 - COP9 signalosome [Evidence IEA]), with product MASQKITSVLAEIETSGNPQNKLQLYNNLLSEIVTTSSEHERAQDLIYYLDSVLTEDISIVAARPILDAFIAALQKLSAETKIKVGQHAVTLLQSRSTSVEEQDAQLRELLADAYEAEEEYSSAAKTLQGIHVDSSQRLVSDSAKVRLWIRIVRLYLEEDDTTSAEAFLNRIKNLPSKIEDHELMLHFKLSQARILDARRRFLDASQEYFNVSLAAGVDENDRLQALAAAIRCAVLAPAGPQRSRTLSTLYKDDRATSVEEFGILEKMFLDRLLNTEEVAAFSERLAPHQLARTADGTTVLDKAVVEHNLVAASKLYENIKTDALGAILGLKASGEFTAGEKAEAYAARMVEQERLKGSIDQIAGVIYFDSGNVGTAATGRHIRQWDTGVQGVAEDTERVAASIVDAFPDFAAGQMVD from the exons ATGGCCTCCCAGAAAATCACCTCCGTTCTAGCGGAGATCGAAACCTCCGGTAACCCCCAAAACAAACTCCAGCTCTACAACAACCTCCTCTCCGAAATCGTCACAACCTCATCCGAGCACGAACGCGCCCAAGACCTCATTTACTACCTCGACTCCGTCCTGACCGAAGATATCAGTATCGTCGCAGCCCGGCCCATCCTCGACGCCTTCATCGCCGCCTTGCAAAAACTCTCTGCAGAAACCAAGATCAAAGTGGGCCAGCATGCCGTGACACTGTTGCAGTCTCGTTCCACGTCGGTCGAGGAGCAGGATGCTCAACTACGCGAGCTGTTGGCGGATGCATACGAGGCGGAAGAGGAGTATTCGTCAGCTGCGAAAACGTTGCAGGGGATTCACGTTGATAGTTCGCAGCGGTTGGTGTCGGACTCGGCCAAGGTGCGGTTATGGATTCGCATTGTGCGGTTGTATCTCGAGGAGGACGATACCACTAGTGCGGAGGCGTTTTTGAATCGGATTAAAAACCTGCCTAGCAAGATCGAGGACCACGAGTTGATGCTACACTTCAAGCTCTCGCAGGCTCGGATTTTGGATGCTCGTCGTCGGTTCCTCGATGCTAGTCAGGAGTACTTCAACGTGAGTTTAGCGGCTGGTGTGGATGAGAATGATCGTCTTCAGGCTCTTGCTGCGGCTATTCGGTGTGCTGTCCTTGCGCCTGCGGGTCCGCAGCGCTCTCGGACTCTTTCTACGCTCTACAAGGATGACAGGGCTACGTCGGTGGAGGAGTTTGGGATCTTGGAGAAGATGTTCCTGGATCGGCTTTTGAATACGGAGGAGGTTGCTGCGTTTTCGGAACGGTTGGCCCCACACCAGCTTGCGCGGACGGCTGACGGCACGACTGTTTTGGATAAGGCGGTGGTCGAGCACAACCTGGTGGCAGCCAGCAAGCTGTACGAGAATATCAAGACGGATGCACTGGGCGCTATTCTGGGACTTAAAGCGAGCGGAGAGTTTACGGCTGGTGAGAAGGCGGAGGCGTATGCGGCGCGGATGGTCGAGCAGGAGCGGTTGAAAGGGAGTATTGATCAGATCGCGGGCGTCATCTACTTTGACTCAGGTAATGTCGGCACTGCGGCGACAGGGCGACATATCCGGCAATGGGATACAGGAGTCCAGGGAGTGGCGGAAGATACAGAAAGAGTGGCTGCGAGCATTGTGGACGCGTTTCCG GATTTTGCTGCAGGACAGATGGTAGACTAA